The following DNA comes from Kiritimatiellales bacterium.
GTTATTCATTCAGCGAAAGGACGGCACGCAATGAAGATTGAACTTCACAATGTAAAAATCCGCGATCTGGTTGACGGATTTCAAGACGATGGCGAAAGTGGTGTGGTCGGTTACCGCGGCCAGCTTAATATCCGTCCCGCTTATCAGCGTGAATTTATCTATAAAGATAAACAGCGCGATGAAGTGATTCGCACGGTGCGCAAAAATTTTCCATTGAATACAATGTACTGGGTGGAAAATGACGCGGACGGTTTTGAGTTGATGGATGGACAGCAGCGGACGATTTCACTCTGCCAATACGTGAACGGCGATTTTTCGGTGGATTTCGGCGACGGTAATCCGCTTGGATTTCATAATCTCACCGCCGATATACGGGAGCAAATTTTGGATTATGAATTGTCCGTTTATTTTTGTGCCGGCACTGATTCGGAACGGCTTGACTGGTTCCGCATCATTAATATCGCGGGTGAAAAGCTGACGGATCAGGAGCTGCGCAACGCGATCTACACCGGCCCATGGCTCGCTGATGCAAAACGGTGGTTCAGTAAAACCGGCTGTCCGGCCGCCGGAATCGGCGATCAATATCTCACCGGCTCTCCGATTCGTCAGGATTATCTTGAAACCGTATTGAAATGGATTTCCGGCGGTGAAGTTAAAAAGTATATGGCGGCGCATCAACACGATGCGGATGCGGATGAACTCTGGCAGTATTTTCGGTCGGTGATTTCATGGGTTGAGCGGATTTTTCCGGAGTATCGCAAAATTATGAAAGGGCTGCCCTGGGGTGAGTTTTTTAATAAATTCAAGAATGTTGTGTTTAATGCCAATATCCTGGAAGCTGAAATTAAAAAACTGCTGGCGGACGATGATGTCACCAGTAAAAAAGGTATTTATGAATATCTGCTCACAAGGGACGAACGGCATTTGAATATCCGCGCATTTACCGACAGTCAAAAGCAGACCGCCTATCAAAAGCAAAGCGGTAAATGCAGGGCATGCAAAAAACAATTTGC
Coding sequences within:
- a CDS encoding DUF262 domain-containing protein, producing MKIELHNVKIRDLVDGFQDDGESGVVGYRGQLNIRPAYQREFIYKDKQRDEVIRTVRKNFPLNTMYWVENDADGFELMDGQQRTISLCQYVNGDFSVDFGDGNPLGFHNLTADIREQILDYELSVYFCAGTDSERLDWFRIINIAGEKLTDQELRNAIYTGPWLADAKRWFSKTGCPAAGIGDQYLTGSPIRQDYLETVLKWISGGEVKKYMAAHQHDADADELWQYFRSVISWVERIFPEYRKIMKGLPWGEFFNKFKNVVFNANILEAEIKKLLADDDVTSKKGIYEYLLTRDERHLNIRAFTDSQKQTAYQKQSGKCRACKKQFAIEEMEGDHITPWSEGGKTDPANLQMLCKECNRKKGAK